A section of the Leptotrichia sp. HSP-342 genome encodes:
- a CDS encoding outer membrane beta-barrel protein: MKKTLIGLFLILGAASFADAGKIEAKGALDLGGKYHYGDNFKSQKSKNSSGEVGVEYRNEVAPGLEVGGGTAFQFHKDLKDKVNGQNEKNFNSIPVYGTAKYKFDTQTAVKPYVKGDLGYSFNSGDHDYGRLGKFKAKNGLYYGVGGGVNYNNFNVELMYKENQGEYEYEGRLGSRSKYDANYKRVSLGVGYDFNLSQ, translated from the coding sequence ATGAAAAAGACATTAATTGGTTTATTTTTAATTTTAGGAGCAGCTTCTTTTGCAGATGCTGGGAAAATTGAAGCTAAAGGAGCTTTAGATTTAGGTGGAAAATACCACTATGGAGATAATTTTAAGAGTCAAAAAAGTAAAAATAGTTCAGGAGAGGTAGGAGTTGAATATAGAAACGAAGTAGCTCCTGGATTAGAAGTAGGTGGAGGGACAGCATTCCAATTCCATAAAGATTTAAAAGATAAAGTTAATGGACAAAATGAAAAAAACTTTAACTCTATTCCAGTTTATGGAACTGCAAAATATAAATTTGATACACAAACTGCTGTAAAACCTTACGTTAAAGGTGATTTAGGATATTCATTCAATAGTGGAGACCATGACTATGGAAGATTAGGAAAATTCAAAGCTAAAAACGGATTATACTATGGAGTTGGTGGAGGAGTAAACTACAATAACTTCAATGTAGAGCTTATGTATAAAGAAAACCAAGGAGAATACGAATATGAAGGACGATTAGGTTCAAGATCTAAATATGATGCTAATTATAAAAGA